GTTGGCGCTTCCAGCAGTGCAGGACGCTGGGGGCCTTATGCGCTTGCCATAGGGCTTAGCTTGTCATTTGCCCTGGCTGGAACAGTGCTCAGTTTTCTGCTGGTCTCTTTAGGGCTGGACCCAGAGCTATTTCGTTATATTGCGGCAATCCTGCTTGTGGCCGTTGCCCTTATTCTGCTGATTAAACCACTTTCTGACTGGGTGACTCTGCGTTTGTCGAAAGTCACCGCAGGGGCGAGCATTACTGGCGATGGCGCCTGGGCCGGGCAGTTTGGTATCGGCTTCCTCACAGGAATAATTTGGTTGCCCTGTGTAGGTCCCACCCTAGGTGCAGCAATCGCGCTTGCTTCCATGGGTCAGCAGCTAGGCCAGTCATTTATGGTGATGTTTTCTTTCGGGCTGGGTACTGGTGCGGCGTTACTGGTGGCTGGGGGACTATCGCGGAAAATCTATAGTCGCTTATCACCATCAGTTGGTGCTTTTGCTGT
This DNA window, taken from Microbulbifer sp. GL-2, encodes the following:
- a CDS encoding cytochrome c biogenesis CcdA family protein, producing MLELGAIPLALIAGTLSILSPCVWPLVPMVVGASSSAGRWGPYALAIGLSLSFALAGTVLSFLLVSLGLDPELFRYIAAILLVAVALILLIKPLSDWVTLRLSKVTAGASITGDGAWAGQFGIGFLTGIIWLPCVGPTLGAAIALASMGQQLGQSFMVMFSFGLGTGAALLVAGGLSRKIYSRLSPSVGAFAVGGKVALGAILLLLGIMVLSGFDKVLETWALNWIPEWTFSF